Proteins encoded by one window of Babylonia areolata isolate BAREFJ2019XMU chromosome 8, ASM4173473v1, whole genome shotgun sequence:
- the LOC143285101 gene encoding solute carrier family 26 member 6-like, with amino-acid sequence MTKRHNDYEPLPDTDPCCPLFPKGVKAIVIDGSLLQGLDSYTVTVLTQIMVDYREVGIDVFLAECKPSVLAQLETSGIYDHVERSQVRDTFHKAVTQALESCADCTSPPPLNLLAD; translated from the exons ATGACCAAAAGACACAACGACTACGAACCCCTGCCGGACACTGACCCCTGCTGCCCTTTATTCCCTAAGGGGGTCAAGGCCATCGTCATTGACGGGTCACTCTTGCAGGGCCTGGACTCCTACACAGTCACTGTGCTTACTCAG ATCATGGTTGACTACAGAGAGGTCGGGATTGATGTCTTTCTGGCAGAGTGCAAAC CTTCGGTCTTGGCCCAGTTGGAGACATCCGGAATCTATGATCACGTGGAGCGAAGCCAAGTGCGCGACACTTTTCACAAGGCGGTCACACAGGCACTAGAGAGCTGTGCAGACTGCACGTCTCCACCTCCactt